The window AAACACAGCTTTGGTTATGGAGGCACTGGCAAGTTTTCTAATGCcggcaatttttttaattttggcgATAAGTTTGGTGTTGGTGATACAATAGTTTGTTGCattgatcttgagagtaaaccATTAGCATCTATTGGTTTCTCTAAGAACGGTAAATGGTTGGGTACTGCAATTCAATTTGATGTCGGTTCACTTGGTCTTGGAGCAGATTCTTCTTTTCCAAAGGTTTCGCCTTGGGAGTGGGCACTTTTTCCACATGTTCTGTTGAAAAATGTTGTGGTACAGATGCAGTTCAATGTTGAACAAGGACTTGTTCCTCAAGAAGGATTTAAACCCTGGGTCTTTGCTGTTGCGGATGGAAATGCAGTTATGGGACCTTCGTTTTCTAACCCAAAGGATTgtgaattgatgatgttggtgGGGTTACCGGCTTCAGGCAAGACTACATGGGCTAATAAATGGGTGAAAGATCACCCGGAGAAGCGTTATGTTTTGCTTGGCACAAACTTAATCCTTGAACAGATGAAGGTTAGTTGATTTACTGACTATTTGTGGTTATCaattttatatcttttatttttgctTAACCCAATGTTTTTTTAGGTTCCTGGGTTGCTGCGGAAGAACAACTATGGTGAAAGGTTTGATCGTTTAATGGACAAGGCAACTTCAATGTTTAATGTAATTTTGTCATGGGCAGCTAATGTACCTCGCAATTATATAATCGATCAGACAAATGTGTACAAAAATGCACGCAAGCGTAAGCTTAATCCATTTGTCAGTTATCAAAAGGTAGCTATCTGTATATCTATTTGTCGGAGATGAAAAAATAAGTTTACTATAGATTTGATAATATTGTTTTTTGTCCATTCCAGATTGCTGTTGTCGTGTTCCCAAAGCCAGAAGAGCTCAAGAGACGATCCGAAAAAAGATTTCAAGAAATGGGCAAAGAAGTTCCCGTTGATGCTTTGAATAACATGATAGGTACTTATTTTTTTACCCTTTACTTGTTTTCTGTAGGtgtttagtttatattttttttctttacttaAGAATCTTCTTATGCGTGTTCTGTTATTTTATGACAATGGCAGCTAATTATGTTCTACCTAAAAGCAAGGATTTGCCATATTCCGATGAAAACTTTGATCAGGTATAGTAACTTAATTACACAGCTTTTTGTTGATATGGCTATCAAATTATCAAGCATTGCATatactaaggctatgtttgggagtttggaggggaggggaggggaaggcttccgaaatcgaatttttaaaataatatataaaaatatttgaaattttttaaaaaaatgattttgtttagaatgataaaagactcattatcattacaaaatttttaattttcaaaatagtataacaacataaacgatatttgcaaaatttatggaagccctccaaaaccctccttcaatacaatttttaagTTCCCTCATtatatggggtttttggtgttatgaataaaatcaaatcctccaaaaccctcctacccaaaatctttttatttttttcactcaattcttcctattttccaaagccctcccttcccttcccctccaaactcccaaatatAGCCTAAAGCTTCATTTGTATTTCAAGGTTTTGTTTGTTGAACTCAACCAAGACGCGTCTCagaaatatttggataaaatgaaGCAAGATACTCTGCCTCTATCTAATAACAACCCGTCAACATTATCGCATAGAGGTTCTTCTCAGTCTTCTTCCAGATCTGCATTGCAAAATCAAGGAAGTTCGACAGGTTTTTATATAATTGCAGTTGTTTTTTGTTCTTGTAGTCTGCTTTATTGTATAACTACCTTTAATAATCTCGATGTTGTTGAACTCTTGCTCAGGAAGTGGCACTCACCAGTGGAGAGCTCATTCTCCCATCTCTCAACCCGACTATAGGATGCCTAACCAAGTTAGTCACATCAACTTATAATACAACTATCTATTAACTTGCAAACTTTTCAGGGTTGTTATATAGTATGAATAGTGGCAATACATCACTATATCATAACAAAATTTAATCGAATTGTTATTGTTTTGCGATACATTgttttatacaaaatattgtcaaaTAACGACGTTATAGTAGTGTTGAATTGAAGAATTTGAATAAATCGCTATTTTCTATGAACTTTTCTATCTTGGTTATTTTTGTCTTGGGCAATTATGCTGATTCTAAGGTACATCTTTAGGTCAATGTAGGCGTTCATATGAATGAACCTCGACTCAATATGAATCCATCGTATGGAGGATATCCAAGCAGTCAAATTTTACATGTTGCAAGATCACCCTTTCCTCGCGGACACTATTCCAATGGTGAACCATCTTGTTTTCCTAAAGAAAATGGTGGTTCTGGTAGAAGTTACAGTCACATCGAACCATACAAAAACTCTATTTTGGGTATCCATTATAGGCCTAGCAGTGCAGTGAACAACAATATGGGTTTTAATGGAAGACCTTATGTTCAATACAGAGATTTTCAGCCTGGCCTGCCTATACCTGCACCAGCTACATGTAATTACTCTCTTATAATTTCgacttttttaaagttttttttaaagattaatgCAATATTAATTTGTTGCTATTACATTTCAGCTTTGCATCCTCCGTATGGAGAACCGACTCTAAGACCTCAACATGGTGGATTACCCGATAACATGCAGTATTCAAGGAGATATGCTTCACAATATCCAAAATACTAGCACTGAAATTGATCAGACAATATTATTGGTAAGTGGAACAAGACATCATTGACAACTAGAACTAGTAATTATGGATATTTGGTTGTGGTTTAGATATATCTTAATATTAATCAAATATTGAATGAGTGCTAGAAATTGCAGTGTCATTTTGTAATATAGAAATAGATTCTTTCATGTTGTTATATGACTGTCTTGTTAAAGGTATTCATCCCTCCATAAGTATTTACAATTTTTAATAGATTCACTTGTTTAATAAGAGAAAAACAGACAAAAACAACTTTAACTTGAAAAGTCACAAGTTATTAATTAGTAGCATTGTAATTAACTATTCTCTTAATTCATAATAATTGTTAGGTTTTTCATGTTGCAGACATTTTGTGAAAGCCAAATAAGacatttattttcttaaataagtGATATCTCTGCGTATTGTTCAGTGTCATGGATTGCACCATTGAGAAAGATTATGAAGCAATTGAAATACCCAAAGTTCAATCGAGAGGAATTAAGCGATATCTCTGTGGTATTGTTCTGTGTAACGGATTCCACCATTGATGAAGATTATGAAGAAGTTGAAAGGCTCAAAGTTCAATCGAGGGGAATTAAGCGATATCTCTGCTGTATTGTTCTGCTTCATAGATTGCACCATTAATGAAGATTATGAAGAAATTGGAAGACACAAAGTTCAATCAATAGGAATTAAGCGATATCTTTGCGGTATTGTTTTGCATTACAGATTGCACCATTGATGAAGATTATTAATAGATATTCTACTTAAGAATTCACACCATCGTTGAAGATTATGAATAGATATTCTACTTAAGAAATGACTTGTTAGATAGATTAGAAAGGATAGAGATTAATTTGTCAGCTAGATATTGCATTATGAAATCTTCATTAACCATTTCTTCAAatttattagggttaaatatgttcgtggtccttataaatatcccaattttcacttttagtccctctaaaatttttcttcaaacaatggtcctcatAAAGTTTTTCATCCACAATTTTGGTCCCTGCCGTCAACTTTCATTAACGGAAGCTGACGGGGCACGCCACGTGGAAGACAGCTTGGAAAATATCTAAAAACATTtgaaattgcgggggttttaaacctcctctaaactaacccagaaaaaaaagaaaaatattagttTGGAACTTTTGTCAAACACCTTACGAGCAAGTTTTGCAACAACGATTATATGACACAAATTCATCAATGACAACCAATTACAAAAAGAACCAAAAAGCAACtaaaacacaaataaaataaaaacaaatatcagCAAATAACTATCACTAATTTTTCTACAATTTATTTCTTATAAGTTATAATATTGAAATTTCCTCCTGCTATACTCTTTACTCTTCAGGCTCTTGTATGTTTGTTTCTAAATGTTTTGTTTCCTAGTTCAATTAATGTATACTTACTTAGCTTCTATTATATTTCTAATTTATAGGTATCACAAGTGTTTATAGTAGTATTGTTTGTTGTTGGAAACGATGGTTCTAGCAACAGTTGTGACTTGCTTAAAGATATTGATCCAGTTGCAGCAAATTGAATACATTCAAATAACCATAGAAAGGTTGATGGTGTGGTTTCATTATTTATTCTTCTTCAAATATATGTAAAGGGCCGTCTTATATATTATTAGTTAGAGTTATATACCAACCATTCTCTTTTATGTGCATATATGAACTGTGATTCCTTTTTGTTGATATTCTAAGTTCTAACGCTCTGCTGATCAAGCTAGAAACTATTGGCACGCATTTTTAATTTTGTAGCGTGTAAAATGTTTAATTTGATTGCCATATAAAGATGCCCTGAAGATGCTACACTATAAGGTACTACTAATCTCTAATATTTCTGCATGCAACTAAAGTTGTTAGATTTTCTCACTGTCATGTAGATGATTACTTCTGTCGCGTTTGCCGATCATCAGTTTGCAATTAGCTCAAGGAGGAGTTCAATTGGCAACAACCCTTAATCGTATTTTTCAGTGATGCAACAAGTTCTTATgatgtaatattttgaaatatgaaatataGAAATAGTATTTGTGGTTGGTTTGAATTATGAAATATATaaatagtattttttattttgtgtttGGGTTGTTTCAAAGACCAAGGATACATACACGTTTTTACTTCTTTGACTAGTTTCTTATGGTTTTTGTTTTGGTGATTATGGTATGTTATTGAATTCTCTCCAGGAAAATATATATGAATTCTTATGGTTCTTATGATAATCCATAACGCATAAATATCTGAATTCTTATGGTTCTTATGATAAAATATCTATTAATTCTTATGGTTCTTATGATAAAATATCTATAAATTCTTATGGTACGTTTTTATGTAAGATTATATATTAGATTATGATTTAGCATTTTAAATGAGTTTTTTCTCTCAAATTTCCCTTTTGGCTCTATCAGGGGATTTATCTTAGTGTTGATATTGTTAGCTCATGTTTGTTAAAGAAACAAGCATCCAATTGAGTATCATATGTGATATATTGTTTAGCATGTAGTGAAAAATGTTTTGCAAGTGAAAGCTTTAACACAAAGCAATCTGCTTTGACATTACTTAAATATTCTTGTTAAAGATGGTAGAACATGTGAGCTATGAGTCCTTCCATTGTGGGTATACATATTTGAGGTATAACTAAGAGCAAGGACTTTGGTGGCAGCAGGCCCATGAATGTTGTCCGTCATTTCTTGATTATATTTCTTGGTGACCTTTGgctaatttttttattgttttttaagtcatttaaagggggtttaaaacccccgcaatgtGTCTCATTTTCTTTAGTGTTGACTTTAATTGACGTGGTGTAACGCGTGGCATGCCACGTAAGCCAccgttagtggaatctaacgggagggaccaaaaatagagacggaaaatattgcgaggaccattatttgaagaaaatttttgtagggactaaagtTGAAGGTTGCCataaatatagggactaaaaacttatttaacccaattTATTATTCATTCATTTGGTTTGGAAACAAAAATATGATTACGGGGATTTTGTATTAATAAAATGAGGAAAGTTTTAAAGAAATTGTATGTTTTTTCAATCGCAACCAATCATTATTTGGTTCATTGGGGATTGGCGACCATATTTAGAGAGGGCTGAAACTATTTAATGTTAAATTAATTTCCGAACCAGATTAAGCAGTAGAGTGGACTGGATACTCTATGGTAAAAAATGGCAAAATCTGTTTAGAATGTTTAACTTTCTCTTTTTATATCTTGTTAATGTATAGGTGTAGTTTGCTTTGACGATGTTCTCGATAGATTTACACAATAATTTATGATTATGGAGAATTTCCatttgaaagagaaaaagagGCCATAATCAAATACTACTATAactcaaataaaataattagtataattttattaataaatgggGTAtcctttattttaaataaaattactaTATATGTTTACTACAAACAATATCATTTAAGTTGATGAGAGAGGATATAgttaaagaaaatttctttacccacctccatatggggggtcacccccagcgaaaacccagaactgcccctgcttcggaaatgaacttccgaagttattttttttttgattttttttttgacttcggaaattcatctccgaaaacaccacttttttggtgttttcggagatgcatctccgaagtcataaaaaattcaaaaccgtgaatattttcggaagttcatttccgaaaatatttctgcatatacaaatttccctccttcactatttcatcatttttctccaaaacttctcaaaaccctctctaaaacccaatcaatctccatcaatttttcgccctaaaatcaagtttcaaaccgttgatcacgttaaagggagcatagaaagctacaatttcaggtaaacatctctcatttcatcccctatttcactacattgattcaacaaatttatgctgaaaactgatatggttcggaagttcatttccgaaatttatcacctaataaatttcggaaatgaacttccaaaatatgccctggcagttaaaaaaaaacagttttggccaattttgctaatttttgcatttgttaggtatggtgcatccggacaacattgtgcaagacgatggagtattaaatccggaaattgtcaacgttaataacgatccggttattgacgctactcccatgatcaatgcggtcgatgttcggcaacattttacaaatgatcggagtttCGGTAGTCGAGAACAAtagattgattgggttcggaaggaagctaacaaacatggatttggaattgttattttaaggtcggacaacggaaatagtaggcggaaagctttcgttgttttgaattgcgaatgGGGTGGTagatatgtacaatcaaaccgggtgctaaaacacgaggacacgggaacgagaaagtgcgggtgtccgtttaagttgcgtgccactcggagggttgatgatttgtggcggttaaccgtaatttgtggaatgcataatcatgccttggatgtcaagttacacgggcatccaatggcgtgtcatttgtcccgcgaagagagaaatgtgatatcggacctaacgatagtcaaagtggcgcctcgcaacatacttgccgatttgaagtgtaagaaaccggatagctgtggttgtcgtttttttacctccccgtttcacttgggaggacggcacgctagacccttcacgcgaaatttggaaggagaatgcgcccgtggtgggatgaattttgtttcagttcttcctacgatatcacacgaactttcttatttgtcctacgagtaggaaagggaaaaaagatctcaactaaaccctaggagtttgctaagtgtggggattcacctagactagaaattctggagtccgggaggtcggttatacatagggaagtgtttaagcaccctacatatctgtagtactctacaggaaccttctctgtgtctaaatgtgtttgtgctgctaatgattattgggaaagtttctcctttgtattaggagaaggaattgaattgaataaaagaaagacagacagacagactgactatttttggtattttattagctcgctgagattccttgtgaacctcatgcctacatatccctaatggaagtcagagcttaatgtagttcggggaactaattaattattaattatttttgggtgccttgcttgaagctcaaggttgaagcttgaattaaatctctgtttacagtaaagagacatgaagtcatctttatagagaggtatttctactattccaccacaaacattaaaagagtgacagaataactgaattcatttcattcaagagggggaccttacttgtgtatgtgcaagtataccagtcaaatgcctcttaaatgaaagaaagatgctcatccaaattagggaaagttaccacatgtctgggttttactgccagctcatgcctttcaaaatcctaaatgggagacttgattaaaatgaaatgtaatgtttgtttgtttgaatgtggtgagatagaggaaagatctctctattgagataagctatgtctatctactgtataaaagatttgattttttaactggcttgtatgaggcccaagcttgaggcttttttgattgattgattattattatgactctgggagaaaactccactggggattaatttacaagggatttttatgttctgtacaaagcccagaattgaggctgactctacttagggaaaaacTATTTTGAtgagttttatttggtgttctgtacaaagcccagaattgaggctgactctaactaggggaaatattattttctgccttgtatgaagcccaaggttgtggcggactcttaaataaactgagtatggatgactctatgggaaaagatcctagatgttaggaatctttgacacacgacatatggtttatctgctttgtacaaagcccaaggttgtggctactgaacaatgaagggctcactgggggagactctattatctgccttgtacaatgcccaaggttgaggctgactattaacaggggatttttattgttttggtgccttgtatgaagcccaaggttgaggataactatttttgttggattttgactctactgaaggatttatttattaaaagactgattttttggaagctaaccctttccagggattttgactcagctggagaaattgtctgttgaaaagaatgatttttggaagctaaccctttccaggggttttggactcttttggggaaattatctcctaagagaaatgaatctttggtttttgaagaagtgattttggaggctaaccctttccaggggttttgtctcttttaaacaggtttttattaattgaccttggaggctaaccctttccaggggttttgttaaaatgaaagaatgaatggaggctaaccctttccaggggtttttattaagatgaaagaaatgatttggaggctaaccctttccaggggtttttgttaaaatgaaagaaatgattatctagtgagacttcttgtttaaagcccaagatgaaggctgactcttgctgaggataagcaaacatggatcctagactctgctaaggaaaattgatgaagataagggtgacagagactgtccatgtctctcattccaaaaggtgtactcaatgtaaaattgagacaaacttagcttgtttaaagtctggtttaaattggaagagactcaccagggtatgttaagaggtgactaaagacctgttcctatgtttataagaaacctgatgggtccttgtatacaagctcaagaggaagctggaaatgcttttaagaagcctgtgggtccttgtacaaagcccaagaggaggctaatcgagggtcatcgagggtccttgttatagcacaagagaaagctatgtagtcttgaacttattttggctctaagcaaatgggtaagaggtttcaccgggaataattcctctttgggtggatgtgtcctattttttttggattctaaggtttttgccaagatgtttcaccgggaataattcatcttgggggtttgaactacagatctctaattaggaaagagccttcaccgggaagacattctcaatcctaggtcatattcctataatatatatatagtttaactgtcctaaggtttatgctcaaacgtagttctaaactaatatatatgcacagtttatatttgacagtaatttaaataaaagactgtaaattgaaagcttgtaaagcctaacctggatggagtggaggccattgaagaagtatgtacagagcctcaacagtaattggtggataacagttgaatatatatgataaacagttaatggtttttttgaaaacagaagaagtgaagatggacataggtcacataggtatctgaagagtttcaccgggaataatgcccttcaaataccagaagaatgttttgaaaacagaaagaagattttgaaaatacagttttgaaaacaagctaagaagagaagaaggtgttgggacttacactctattagaggcccacttaaaaaaatgatttactgtttatgagaaacagttgaaaatgattgaaatgatataaagttttgttgtttgaaaaccttaatcatctgtttaatcagagattgaaaacagttttgaatattgacaaaagtcaacttaattaaggcaaagatgaaatctatacctaattaagacctaaataattagggttttatcataaaattattcacaaagtaattaagttaaaacaaaatgaaaatatatattttaaagtatttaagaaaacacttaaaacatactattttaaacctaattaaaatacatgaaataaataatattttttatgatttttttttattattcat is drawn from Vicia villosa cultivar HV-30 ecotype Madison, WI unplaced genomic scaffold, Vvil1.0 ctg.000044F_1_1, whole genome shotgun sequence and contains these coding sequences:
- the LOC131622837 gene encoding uncharacterized protein LOC131622837 — translated: MAPVKRYFPCEEKDESTHQKKKAKEVVLKQFPSSCVILNSADCDLDFNIECNGLVGYGLHEEGFGYCWSGARANVGITNGRYCFGCIVISAQPVDTDDTAPNQRHLCRLGVSRGDDAVGALGETKHSFGYGGTGKFSNAGNFFNFGDKFGVGDTIVCCIDLESKPLASIGFSKNGKWLGTAIQFDVGSLGLGADSSFPKVSPWEWALFPHVLLKNVVVQMQFNVEQGLVPQEGFKPWVFAVADGNAVMGPSFSNPKDCELMMLVGLPASGKTTWANKWVKDHPEKRYVLLGTNLILEQMKVPGLLRKNNYGERFDRLMDKATSMFNVILSWAANVPRNYIIDQTNVYKNARKRKLNPFVSYQKIAVVVFPKPEELKRRSEKRFQEMGKEVPVDALNNMIANYVLPKSKDLPYSDENFDQVLFVELNQDASQKYLDKMKQDTLPLSNNNPSTLSHRGSSQSSSRSALQNQGSSTGSGTHQWRAHSPISQPDYRMPNQVNVGVHMNEPRLNMNPSYGGYPSSQILHVARSPFPRGHYSNGEPSCFPKENGGSGRSYSHIEPYKNSILGIHYRPSSAVNNNMGFNGRPYVQYRDFQPGLPIPAPATSLHPPYGEPTLRPQHGGLPDNMHVMDCTIEKDYEAIEIPKVQSRGIKRYLCDCTINEDYEEIGRHKVQSIGIKRYLCVIILKFPPAILFTLQALVSQVFIVVLFVVGNDGSSNSCDLLKDIDPVAAN